A genomic segment from Aegilops tauschii subsp. strangulata cultivar AL8/78 chromosome 1, Aet v6.0, whole genome shotgun sequence encodes:
- the LOC109732028 gene encoding uncharacterized protein isoform X1 — MLRIDIGTPITTIMQNLKKKYEVEISTHMAYRARKQALKVVQRDQRGQYTRIRDYLQAVLDTNPGSRCVVTTKHLPQHPSKNPRFHGLFYCLNACKEGFLNGCRPFIGVDGCFIKLSTGQQILAATGRDGNNNIYPIAFGVVDKEDTDSWTWFLTQLKDALGGESGKFGYYTIISDRQKGLLNAVNHVFPNCPQRFCLRHIYQNFQTAGFRGDELKKHMDAASYSYTKNEHLVAMNDLKSECKAAWAWLNKVPVHTWARHAMDFTCKTDLVVNNISEVFNKMILDVRGKPIKTMLEGIRTKLMVKFNTNRTKTETANWEICPTYAEMLEEAKYNSRWCQSLMAGPNIYQVSVVEITPT, encoded by the exons ATGCTGAGAATTGATATTGGCACACCAATCACCACAATAATGCAGAATTTGAAGAAGAAATATGAAGTAGAGATCTCAACCCATATGGCCTATAGGGCTAGGAAACAAGCATTGAAGGTTGTCCAAAGAGACCAGAGAGGTCAATACACTAGGATTAGAGATTATTTGCAGGCTGTTTTGGACACAAACCCAGGAAGTAGATGTGTTGTGACCACTAAGCATTTGCCACAGCACCCAAGCAAGAACCCAAGGTTCCATGGCCTGTTCTACTGTCTTAATGCTTGCAAAGAAGGGTTTTTAAATGGATGTAGGCCATTCATAG GGGTAGATGGTTGTTTTATCAAGCTGTCAACAGGTCAGCAGATCCTTGCTGCAACAGGAAGGGATGGAAACAACAACATATACCCTATAGCATTTGGAGTTGTTGACAAAGAGGACACAGACAGCTGGACCTGGTTCTTAACACAACTGAAAGATGCACTTGGTGGAGAAAGTGGAAAGTTTGGGTATTATACTATCATTTCTGATAGGCAGAAG GGCCTTTTAAATGCAGTAAACCATGTTTTTCCCAATTGTCCACAAAGATTCTGCCTTAGACACATTTATCAGAATTTCCAAACTGCTGGTTTTAGAGGTGATGAGTTAAAGAAACACATGGATGCAGCTAGCTACTCTTATACTAAGAATGAACACCTAGTTGCAATGAATGATTTGAAAAGCGAGTGTAAGGCAGCTTGGGCATGGCTTAATAAAGTACCAGTTCATACATGGGCTAGACATGCAATGGATTTTACATGCAAGACTGACCTAGTTGTGAACAACATCAGTGAGGTGTTTAACAAAATGATCCTAGATGTTAGAGGGAAGCCAATAAAGACCATGCTGGAAGGAATTAGGACTAAATTGATGGTCAAATTTAACACCAATAGAACTAAGACAGAGACAGCAAATTGGGAGATTTGCCCAACATATGCAGAGATGTTAGAGGAGGCAAAGTACAACTCAAGGTGGTGCCAATCTTTGATGGCTGGTCCTAACATTTACCAAGTTAGTGTAGTGGAGATAACACCTACTTAG
- the LOC141041737 gene encoding uncharacterized protein, which translates to MVSWSEDDDSSEGEHGRYYQYATSGSDDGIVKIPATTDDSEFEGNDYVLCHEHRKRAERLVAFEGIHTGRRFLACAVKDGKNCGLVEWVDPSWPATMENALSKLWDM; encoded by the exons ATGGTTTCCTGGAGTGAGGATGATGACAGCAGTGAAGGTGAGCACGGCAGGTATTACCAGTACGCCACCTCAGGTTCAGACGACGGCATCGTGAAG ATCCCTGCTACCACGGATGACTCCGAATTCGAGGGCAATGATTATGTTTTGTGCCATGAACACCGGAAGCGAGCAGAAAGACTTGTTGCTTTCGAGGGCATCCATACTGGCAGGAGGTTCCTTGCTTGTGCTGTGAAG GATGGTAAAAACTGTGGACTAGTTGAATGGGTTGATCCATCTTGGCCAGCTACAATGGAGAATGCACTGTCCAAGTTGTGGGATATGTAG
- the LOC109732028 gene encoding uncharacterized protein isoform X4: protein MHFHERDNLKRSLCISDITYHNLVALIETEGYGLNDYIYFVREPGVGIEGLVEISDDDKVDEMLDHIANKDQTVVNLTVIRATDPRPADLNAGYLYEEQVPSSQLGEKLVYEVNPSGVLFRSPEKSNKQRQSEPLQFFSTQQSTNLDIAMEQDEQETLMELKRRTKIENFRKHKEASEHVQMVKQKLPVLLTEDDSDLDADEDFVKRLNDLRRQREDPLLHFEGDTDVDEVYGEDEQVEQVEQVEEDEQMEHEEEQVEQQQEPPKKKEKRKGPTKRSHSSLEQRFEDV, encoded by the coding sequence ATGCACTTTCATGAAAGAGACAACTTGAAGAGATCCCTCTGCATTTCAGACATCACATATCACAATTTGGTAGCATTAATAGAGACAGAGGGATATGGGCTGAATGATTACATTTACTTTGTGAGGGAGCCTGGTGTGGGTATTGAAGGATTGGTAGAAATTTCTGATGATGACAAGGTGGATGAAATGCTTGACCATATTGCTAATAAGGATCAGACTGTAGTGAATTTGACAGTGATTAGGGCCACTGATCCAAGACCTGCAGATTTGAATGCAGGATATTTGTATGAGGAGCAGGTTCCTTCGAGTCAATTAGGAGAAAAACTTGTCTATGAAGTCAATCCTTCTGGAGTTCTATTCAGATCACCTGAGAAATCAAATAAACAGAGGCAGTCAGAGCCACTTCAGTTCTTTTCCACACAGCAGAGCACAAACTTAGATATTGCTATGGAGCAAGATGAGCAGGAGACACTAATGGAGCTAAAGAGGAGAACCAAGATTGAGAACTTTAGGAAACATAAGGAGGCATCTGAGCATGTTCAAATGGTTAAGCAAAAACTACCAGTTCTTCTAACTGAAGATGACTCTGATCTGGATGCAGATGAGGACTTTGTTAAAAGGCTTAATGATTTGAGGAGGCAGAGAGAGGATCCACTCCTTCATTTTGAAGGAGACACTGATGTGGATGAAGTGTATGGGGAAGATGAGCAAGTGGAGCAAGTGGAGCAAGTGGAGGAGGATGAGCAGAtggagcatgaggaggagcaggtGGAGCAACAACAGGAGCCAccaaagaagaaggaaaaaagaaaagggccaaccAAGAGGTCACATTCAAGCTTGGAGCAAAGATTTGAGGATGTGTAG